A DNA window from Streptomyces bacillaris contains the following coding sequences:
- a CDS encoding TerD family protein, which translates to MSVSTSLLKGQNTVLSAAPVSFTVKSTGLAVDVSALLLGAGGKVRGDDDLVFYNHPQHDGVSISGNTVTADLNRLPADVATVAVVVSVDPQQPGAVFTTAPHLTITQPGTQAKTFIAPDFTVKETVVVLAELYRRGDEWKARAVGQGYASGLAGLATDYGVDIDDPGTQPPGPLLPPQTRSAATDAAVNLTKVERQAPALLEPARQASQALVRTGLEGRRAAVYLVLDHDWHMEELYESFAVQAFAERVLALSANLDDGNGARDLLERQGTVPRRDPARQLPRPHRPAPHPG; encoded by the coding sequence GTGTCTGTGTCCACATCACTACTCAAAGGTCAGAACACCGTTCTGAGCGCCGCGCCGGTTTCGTTCACGGTGAAGTCGACGGGACTGGCTGTGGACGTGTCGGCGCTGCTCCTGGGCGCCGGGGGCAAGGTCCGCGGCGACGATGATCTGGTGTTCTACAACCATCCCCAGCACGACGGGGTGAGCATCTCAGGGAACACAGTCACGGCAGATCTCAACCGATTGCCGGCCGACGTCGCCACGGTCGCTGTGGTCGTCAGCGTCGACCCTCAGCAGCCGGGAGCCGTTTTTACCACGGCACCACACCTGACCATCACCCAGCCGGGCACGCAGGCGAAGACGTTCATCGCCCCGGACTTCACCGTCAAGGAGACGGTGGTGGTCCTCGCCGAGCTCTACCGGCGAGGCGACGAATGGAAGGCACGCGCCGTGGGCCAGGGCTACGCATCCGGCCTGGCCGGTCTGGCGACCGACTACGGCGTTGATATCGACGACCCCGGAACCCAGCCGCCCGGCCCGCTGCTGCCCCCACAGACGCGGTCCGCAGCCACGGACGCGGCGGTGAACCTGACCAAGGTGGAGCGTCAGGCACCCGCCCTTCTGGAGCCGGCCCGGCAGGCCAGCCAGGCCCTCGTGCGGACCGGACTCGAGGGACGCCGCGCTGCGGTCTATCTGGTTCTGGACCACGACTGGCACATGGAGGAGCTGTACGAGTCATTCGCCGTTCAGGCATTCGCCGAGCGGGTTCTGGCCCTCTCCGCCAACCTGGACGACGGGAACGGTGCCCGTGATCTTCTCGAGCGGCAGGGAACCGTTCCTCGAAGAGATCCGGCTCGACAACTACCGAGGCCGCATCGGCCAGCTCCACACCCAGGTTGA
- a CDS encoding VWA domain-containing protein: MIFSSGREPFLEEIRLDNYRGRIGQLHTQVDWGWGNVADAMRRAVSHYQESAAADPAFVVIQVGDEPWDKAEVRALLQNSAALGVFWLFVGFGRGKLAFYKNLNASASATFNNVAFYDASKNPGSVPGEQFYNGLVDAFSTWMKR, translated from the coding sequence GTGATCTTCTCGAGCGGCAGGGAACCGTTCCTCGAAGAGATCCGGCTCGACAACTACCGAGGCCGCATCGGCCAGCTCCACACCCAGGTTGACTGGGGATGGGGCAACGTCGCCGACGCCATGCGCCGCGCTGTCAGCCACTACCAGGAATCCGCAGCCGCTGATCCCGCTTTCGTGGTCATCCAGGTCGGCGACGAACCATGGGACAAGGCGGAAGTCCGCGCCCTGTTGCAGAACTCCGCCGCTCTGGGAGTTTTCTGGCTTTTTGTCGGCTTCGGCCGGGGCAAGCTCGCTTTCTACAAGAACCTCAACGCCTCCGCATCCGCCACCTTCAACAACGTTGCCTTCTACGACGCCAGCAAGAACCCCGGCTCTGTACCCGGCGAGCAGTTCTACAACGGCCTCGTCGACGCTTTCTCAACCTGGATGAAGCGGTAA
- the mobF gene encoding MobF family relaxase, translated as MISVAKVQRRNAWRYYVRGVAFGDGHRPVGQSLKDAQEMAGLPPGVWRGRGLPALGLTDGQVVTERQMKLLFGEGRHPDADRMERELLDDGVDPATARRATVLGQPIEEIEHRKQTPLLALDFVFRPQASLVVLWALGDDRTRRVIEQAHERAVATTLRWLEDEVAQTRWASGRGRAKAPALVVAVFRHYDNRNGFPLLHEHCLIANRAQRPDGSWYALDTARLYKNIVAADTLYTLTMTTEVCEELGLATVPREVTPGLRPVMEIAGVDQELIDWSSTRRRRIEDVLKGVTDDYVKKHGRLPGERARHGLAWWAAQKTRPEKKSPRPLDQLLAWWRVSALLKFGQRMVDGLLQRCQAAGAAIRARVGPWVDTALAAVDVAAVVFTVRGVFYRRHVLAEARRHLLETLRGRAYVPGIDSYIADRALERYSRQLTVPQKGRRAPAADQLSYTAEFTSPSRWWIAGTDGKLPRESTRYERAKVASLALQNAIRTALTEPAAREEKAPAATASAAPPPIGDHEHDQAAPHGVDHPGRAAAQTPAQRAAAIQAHQQAAMPQEYLEGRTTDPATWITSPQNLAHLAALTRAAEARGRTVEEQADQTKRAHQAKQAPAADTQQQHHTAQPDQGRRPGSDL; from the coding sequence ATGATCAGTGTTGCGAAGGTGCAGCGGCGGAATGCCTGGCGGTACTACGTGCGGGGGGTCGCGTTCGGGGACGGGCACCGTCCCGTCGGCCAGTCGTTGAAGGACGCCCAGGAGATGGCCGGGCTCCCGCCCGGGGTGTGGAGAGGGCGCGGCCTGCCTGCGCTGGGCCTCACCGACGGGCAGGTGGTGACGGAACGGCAGATGAAGCTGCTGTTCGGCGAAGGCCGGCACCCGGACGCCGACCGTATGGAGCGCGAGCTCCTGGACGACGGCGTCGACCCGGCCACGGCCCGGCGGGCCACCGTCCTGGGTCAGCCGATCGAGGAGATCGAGCACCGCAAGCAGACCCCGCTGCTCGCCCTGGACTTCGTGTTCCGGCCGCAGGCGTCACTGGTCGTGCTGTGGGCGCTGGGAGACGACCGGACGCGCCGGGTCATCGAGCAAGCGCACGAGCGGGCCGTCGCCACGACGCTGCGCTGGCTGGAGGATGAGGTCGCGCAGACCCGGTGGGCGTCCGGCCGGGGGCGCGCGAAGGCCCCGGCGTTGGTCGTTGCGGTGTTCCGGCACTACGACAACAGGAACGGGTTCCCGCTCTTGCACGAGCACTGTCTGATCGCCAACCGGGCGCAGCGCCCGGACGGCTCCTGGTACGCGCTGGACACGGCCCGGCTGTACAAGAACATCGTGGCCGCCGACACGCTGTACACCCTCACGATGACCACCGAGGTGTGCGAGGAGCTCGGGCTGGCGACCGTGCCGAGGGAAGTGACGCCGGGCCTGCGCCCCGTGATGGAGATAGCCGGCGTCGACCAGGAGCTCATCGACTGGTCCTCCACCCGCCGCCGCCGGATCGAGGACGTCCTTAAGGGCGTCACCGACGACTACGTGAAGAAGCACGGCCGGCTGCCCGGCGAGCGCGCCCGCCATGGTCTGGCGTGGTGGGCGGCGCAGAAGACCCGCCCGGAGAAGAAATCCCCGCGCCCGCTGGACCAGCTGCTCGCGTGGTGGCGTGTCTCCGCGCTCCTGAAGTTCGGGCAACGGATGGTCGACGGGCTCCTCCAGCGGTGCCAGGCGGCCGGGGCGGCGATCCGGGCCCGGGTGGGCCCCTGGGTGGACACCGCGCTCGCCGCGGTCGACGTCGCCGCGGTCGTCTTCACCGTGCGCGGAGTCTTCTACCGCCGCCACGTCCTGGCCGAAGCGCGCCGGCATCTGCTGGAGACCCTGCGCGGCCGCGCCTACGTGCCCGGCATCGACAGCTACATCGCCGACCGGGCTCTGGAGCGCTACAGCCGTCAGCTCACCGTGCCCCAGAAAGGCCGGCGGGCCCCGGCTGCGGACCAGCTCTCCTACACCGCCGAGTTCACCTCGCCCAGCCGCTGGTGGATCGCGGGCACCGATGGGAAGCTGCCCCGGGAGTCGACCCGGTACGAGCGGGCCAAGGTCGCCAGCCTCGCCCTGCAGAACGCGATCCGTACCGCCCTCACCGAACCGGCCGCACGGGAGGAAAAAGCCCCGGCCGCGACCGCGTCGGCCGCACCCCCTCCCATCGGCGACCACGAGCACGACCAGGCGGCGCCGCACGGTGTCGACCATCCTGGCCGGGCTGCCGCTCAGACCCCGGCGCAGCGGGCCGCCGCCATCCAGGCCCACCAGCAGGCCGCGATGCCCCAGGAGTACCTGGAGGGCCGCACCACGGACCCCGCGACGTGGATCACCTCGCCGCAGAACCTCGCCCACCTCGCCGCCCTCACCCGCGCAGCCGAGGCCCGCGGCCGCACGGTCGAAGAGCAGGCGGACCAGACCAAGCGCGCGCACCAGGCGAAGCAGGCCCCGGCCGCCGACACACAGCAGCAGCACCACACGGCGCAGCCCGACCAGGGCAGGAGACCCGGCTCCGACCTGTGA
- a CDS encoding MMPL family transporter, with protein MHLAGPAAAQVDLDDAFAKIDGTLLAVALGGVLVILLLVYRSVLMPLLVIAGALLALAAACAALYALARWGLLPIDGQTQGIVFVLVVGASTDYALLLAARHREELAGQPDAAAAMAAACRATAPPVLASAGIIACAMMTLTLSDLPAERALGPAVAIAMVCCAAVSLTFLPALLVLCGPRTLRPPTGRETGSRWTATARTLAHRPRRVWVGSLLLLAAGAACAPLLASSGVPLHQALPAGAPSVAGHEVLTRHFPAGTASPLTIVAPASGASGVRNQVAATPGVASSVIVPSGAEGRVLVLATLSDTPDSARARETVTRLRASLAGTGVLVGGQSAQHADLQEASVRGQRLITPLVLLVVLVLLVLLVRCVLLPLLLVAAAWASLFTAFGTAALVFRLVTGASVTEPAVMLFSFVFLVALGVDYNIFLVHRIRSEAVRHGTAAGVRRGLETTSGVISAAGLILAATFATLTVMPLLYLAQIGCIVAIGVLIDTLLVRLFLVPALILDLGHRTWWPTLLPGDRPRTGTTAASAPHPGDQGRPAVSRPTS; from the coding sequence GTGCACCTGGCGGGTCCCGCAGCCGCCCAGGTGGACCTGGATGATGCTTTCGCGAAGATCGACGGGACGCTTCTGGCCGTTGCTCTGGGCGGAGTCCTGGTGATTCTTCTGCTCGTCTACCGCAGCGTGCTGATGCCGCTGCTCGTGATCGCGGGCGCGCTGCTGGCCCTGGCAGCAGCATGTGCTGCCCTGTACGCCTTGGCTCGGTGGGGCCTGTTGCCGATCGACGGCCAGACTCAGGGAATCGTGTTCGTGCTGGTCGTGGGAGCGAGTACCGACTACGCGCTGCTGCTGGCTGCGCGCCACCGCGAAGAACTCGCCGGGCAGCCGGACGCCGCTGCGGCGATGGCCGCGGCGTGCCGGGCCACCGCACCACCGGTCCTGGCCAGCGCCGGCATCATCGCCTGCGCCATGATGACCCTCACCCTCAGCGACCTGCCCGCCGAACGGGCACTGGGTCCGGCTGTGGCGATCGCCATGGTTTGCTGCGCCGCCGTGTCGCTGACCTTCCTCCCGGCGCTTTTGGTCCTGTGCGGCCCGCGGACGCTGCGGCCCCCTACCGGGCGGGAAACCGGGAGCCGTTGGACGGCCACTGCTCGTACGCTCGCGCATCGCCCCCGCCGCGTATGGGTGGGCAGCCTTCTGCTGCTGGCCGCGGGAGCGGCCTGCGCACCACTCCTCGCGTCGAGCGGCGTTCCCCTGCACCAGGCCCTGCCGGCCGGTGCGCCCTCCGTGGCCGGGCACGAGGTCCTCACCCGCCACTTTCCAGCCGGAACAGCGAGCCCTCTGACCATTGTGGCCCCTGCTTCCGGGGCCTCCGGCGTACGCAACCAGGTTGCGGCGACTCCCGGCGTGGCGTCCTCCGTCATTGTCCCGTCCGGAGCGGAGGGCAGGGTGCTGGTCCTGGCAACGCTGAGCGACACACCGGACAGCGCCCGCGCCCGTGAGACGGTGACCCGGCTCCGGGCCTCCCTGGCCGGTACAGGGGTACTGGTCGGCGGGCAGAGCGCGCAGCACGCGGACCTCCAGGAGGCATCCGTGCGTGGCCAACGGCTGATCACACCGTTGGTGCTCCTCGTGGTCCTGGTCCTGCTGGTCCTGTTAGTGCGCTGTGTGCTGCTGCCGTTGCTTCTGGTCGCGGCGGCCTGGGCCAGTCTGTTCACCGCCTTCGGCACAGCGGCGCTTGTCTTCCGGCTGGTTACCGGCGCCAGCGTGACCGAGCCCGCGGTGATGCTGTTCTCCTTCGTCTTCCTTGTCGCGCTCGGAGTGGACTACAACATCTTCCTCGTCCACCGGATCCGCAGCGAGGCAGTACGGCACGGCACGGCTGCCGGGGTGCGTAGGGGGCTTGAGACCACCAGCGGGGTCATCTCCGCCGCCGGGCTCATCCTGGCCGCCACCTTCGCCACCCTGACGGTCATGCCCCTGCTGTACCTCGCCCAGATCGGCTGCATCGTCGCCATCGGCGTCCTGATCGACACCCTCCTCGTACGCCTCTTCCTCGTGCCGGCCCTCATCCTCGATCTCGGGCACCGCACCTGGTGGCCGACGCTCCTCCCAGGCGACCGGCCCCGAACCGGTACCACTGCCGCCTCGGCCCCGCACCCTGGCGACCAGGGCCGCCCTGCGGTCTCCAGACCTACGTCCTGA
- a CDS encoding class F sortase — protein MAITFGIATACLGISELVTEPARAPGPLALGSVPVHTGPAEAAEPGKQASAAPPVRIRIPAIGLDQPLTGVRVQQDGRLGVPPDPSTVSWWSDGPIPGNSGAAIVVGHVDSTTGPGAFHGLSALRPGDKITVARDDRSHVTFTVQALRQYEKDTFPDSKVYATTGPPALHLITCSGTYDRTRGEYRSNLVIYATTA, from the coding sequence TTGGCCATCACTTTCGGCATAGCCACGGCCTGCCTCGGCATATCCGAACTGGTGACGGAGCCCGCACGGGCACCCGGCCCTCTCGCCCTGGGCAGTGTGCCTGTGCACACCGGACCCGCCGAGGCCGCCGAGCCCGGGAAACAGGCAAGCGCGGCGCCCCCGGTGCGCATCCGCATACCCGCCATCGGCCTCGACCAGCCCCTAACGGGCGTGCGGGTCCAGCAGGACGGCCGTCTCGGTGTCCCCCCAGACCCCTCAACGGTCAGCTGGTGGAGCGACGGACCGATACCCGGTAACTCAGGAGCGGCCATAGTCGTCGGTCATGTCGACTCCACCACCGGTCCGGGCGCCTTCCACGGACTCTCCGCACTCCGCCCGGGCGACAAGATCACTGTCGCCCGCGACGACCGCTCCCACGTCACCTTCACCGTCCAGGCACTGCGCCAGTACGAGAAGGACACGTTCCCCGACAGCAAGGTCTACGCGACCACCGGCCCGCCCGCACTCCACCTCATCACCTGCTCCGGCACCTACGACCGCACACGCGGCGAGTACCGCAGCAACCTCGTCATCTACGCCACCACAGCGTGA